CCGAATAGCCGAGCGCATCGTGATCGATGCTGATGCCGAGGCCACAGCAAACGGTGCGCAGCGCCATCATGGACGACGTCACGTAATTCTCGGCCGTCAGCGAGCCTCCGTAAGGATTATCGCCGTAGCATGCATCGACGAGGCTATCCCGGGACATCCGCCGGCCGGCATTGGCGCACAGGGCGACAAGGCATCGCTTCTGAACTATCGAGAGATGCGCCTTCACGCGGCCGCGCACGACCTTATTCTCAAAAATGCCGATGTGGATCGCCTCATCGTCGTAGGAGTCCTTGAGCGATTGGTGCATCACGATCGAGATGGCGCTTTGCATCACGCCGCCTCCCGCATCTTGTCGCCGAGCTGCTTGCGCAGCCGCTGGCCGAGCCAGTGCATCAGCCGGTCGTAATCCTCCGGCTCATAGTGGCCGAAAGCGGCGGCCAAACCACGCTGCTTGCCATAGGCCTCGAAGTCGCTCGGCCACGCGCCCTCGAAGCCGGTCTCGCGCACGAAGGGGACGAAGGCGCCGGTCTCGACGCAGCGCTCGGCGATGGCCCGTAGCAGCGCGCGCTTGCGGGCGATCACATCCTCGCCGCGATCCTTCGGCCAGTCGACGCAGCCGGCGCGCGCCATCCATTTCTTGAGGGCCTCGATCGCCTTGCGGGCGTCGGCCGGGTCGTTCAGGAAGCGCGTATGCGCGAGCTTGGTCTGCCGTTCGACGAAGGCGAGCAGCGCGGCGTCGTCGCGGCTGCGGGCGATGCCGAGATTATAGGCCCCGATCCACAGCGCGCGCAGGATGGGCGCATATTTGCCGCTCGCCGTCTCCGCCGCGTGGCGGCCGGACTGTTGCCCGGCGAGGCCCTTCAGCAGATCGATGAGGCGGATCGCCTCCCGCTCCGTGAGATGGCGCGACGACGTGCGCCCGCCGAACTCGCGCGCAATGAGCGCGCGATAGTCGTCCTCGCCAAAGGAGGGGATGGTCTTGCGGATCGAGTGGATCGCGCGGGTTTGCGAGGCTGTGGTCATGCGGCGTCTCCTTCTCCCGCCTCGGCGACAGCATCCTCGAGGAGCGATGCGAACCAGATGTCCGATGCGGTAGCGAGAAAGTCTTGGCTCGAGACGGGGCCTTTGGTCCGCAAGCTTGATACCGCGACAGTCGCGGCCGCCATCATGTAGCCGGTGACCATGAAGTCCAGGAACATATTGCTGTCGCCGCCCTCGATCTGGCGTTGCGTGGCTATCGTCATCTGCAAATGCTCGAAGAGAGAGCGGGTCCATCCGTCCGCCAGTCCGAGATCGGCCTTGGACATGCGCTCCTCTATCTCCTCCGCCTCGAGCGCGACGCCTTTCTCGCGCTGCTCGAGATATTCCGCGGCGAGGCGCAGCTCGTCGGTGTCGTCGAAATGGCCGATCTGGCCGAGGTAGCTCGATATGCGCCGCAGCTCGGCGGCGTAGTCCTTCGCAATGGTGCTCATAGACGTCCCCGTTCGATATGAGCGGCGGCGACCTCGTAGAGGCGCTCCGCGATGATGGTGAGACCGCGCCACGGCGCCAGGATCAGGGCGCTGGGGAGGATTCCCGCGGTCCCGATGAGATCGAGGGCGAAGGCGATCGGCACGAGCGCCACGCCGAAGGCGAGGTGAAAGAGCTTCGCGATCATGCTGCCGCACCCCCATGCTCAATTTTCAGCCGCGCCAGCTCTTCGTTCGACGCCTGAACCTCCATTTCGATTCCGCCCTCCGCGAAGGAAATGCCCATCTCCTTCGCCGGCCCGTAACCTTCGATGAAGCTCCCGTCGTCAACGACCCCACGAGCGGCGAGCTGGGCCAAATGCTCGACGTGATCCTTCAACGTATAGAAGGCAAAGAACGAGCCCCGGAATTCCTGCATGAATGCCGGCGTGAATTTGGTTTCCTCGATCGTGACCTCGATCGTCTGCCGAACCTCCACGAAAGTCGTGATCATGCCGCCTCTCCCGTATCTTCGGCCGGCTCCAGGCAGTCGAGCCGCGCGCTCCACAGATTGCCGTCGTTGTCGCGGATCGACGCCCAATCGCCGCGGATGACTTCGATCGTGGCGAGGAGCGACGCGCGCCCTTCTTCGACAAAGCGCACGCGCTGCCCGTGCTCGAGCCAATCCACCGGCGCATCTCCGTCGACCATCGCGCAAGTTTGTCCGATGCTGCTCATGATGCTCTCCTCACGCATTGGCCAGATCGATTGTGATAGAGCGCCACGGGCCATCGGGCTCGTCGCGCTCGGCGAAACGCACATAGGTGCGCGAGCCGATGATACGCATGCTGTCGCGCACCGCTTTCATGCCGCGCTGCCAACGCTCGTCCTCGATCTCGACGCGTAACAGCATGAAGATTTCGCTGCGGTTGATCTTGCCTTGCTGGTCGACCTGGAAGGCGCGCGTCACCAGCGCGCGGATCTCCGAGCGGGATTCGGCGGACCAATCGCGAAGGCATTCGTCGACGAGCAACTTCGCCGCCTGTAGCTCCGGCCCGAAGTCGATCTGATCCTGCACCTGCACCTGCACCTTCATCAGCCCGTCGAAGGTGGTGAGCGTGACATTGCCCTTCTGGCCGCCGAGCGTCGCGCCATATTCCTGCGCGACGAGCGCCTGCAGGGAGCCGATGTCGTCGAATGTGTGGCCCTTGAAGCGGGCGATCTGCGCGGAGAGATCACGGGCGTGGTCTATGACCTTGCGGACCTCGCCGTCGACGAGCAGGTCGAGTGGCTTGATGGATTCGATGGGGACGAAGGCGCCGCGCGCGTCCTTTCGGTAGTGCTTCCCGGAGATGATGGTTTCGGCTGCGTCAGCCATGTGCGGACTCCAATTGCGGCTCGAAAGTGGGGCGCGCGTCGTCGGCCGCGAGGACGGCCTGGCAGAGCGCGTGGATTTCGTGAATGGACGCCATGCCGGCGGCGCGTTCTCCGCCGGCGAGGATGCGCTCGGCGATCGAGCGCGGATCGAGGGACGGGGCGCGCGGATTCATGCCGAGCTCGCGCAGGCGGGCGATGGCGAGGATCGCCGTCTCGACGCCGTCCATCATCTCGCGGAAGGCGGGACTACGCCGTCGCGCCTCGACCGTCGCGAAGCACGTCTGCGCTCTGTGCTCGTCCCAGCCGAGCGCCTCGCCGACCTCCGCGAAGGTGAGGCGAGCGAGGCTCGCGCCGAACCAGAAGGCGAGCATGCGCGCCGACAGGACGAGATGGTCGCGCCGATGCGACGAGAGCAGGCCGGGCTCGACCGCGTAATGCGTCGCGCAGCCGGTGATGATGTCTCGCATAGTGACGGAGGCGCTCATGACCAGCCTCCCTTGATCAATGCTTCGAGCGAGCAGATTGATTCGATTTTTTCGAGCGCGTGAACGAAGAGTTCTCGCTCTCTCCGCCTTAGATTCGGGGGGCTGCTGAGACGGACGTTGAGATGCCAGACGGCCTCTCGTATGCGCGAGCACGCGATCTTCGCGTAATCGACACCAAGCTCGCGCGCCGATTTTCGAATCTCATCTTCATCGAGTCCGCTCACGATCTTTTCAAAAACATTCTCGAGCTTCCACGAGTCGCTCATGCCGCGCCTCCATGGCTGGTCGCGGCGAGGGCGCGCTCGCGCTCGAAGACGGTGACGAGATCGATGACGCCGCCGGCGCGCACGCCGGCGCGGATCGCCTCGAGCCGCGCAAACTCCTCGCCGAAATCGCGCTTGGTGAACCATCGGCGCATGACGGCGACCTGCTGCTCGAGCGAGGCGCGCTCCTCGTCGATCGCCGCGCATCGCTGCGCGATCTTGTCGAGCGTCTCGGCGATCGTTCCGGCCTGATTGGAGGAGAGGGATTCTTCCCCGCTCTCGACCTTGCGCATCAGCGCTGCGACGAAGAGCAGATCAAAGGAAAGGAGGATGGAGGCGTCAGCCATTCGCGCCTCCGTCACTGTTTCTGACCTTCATGCGCAAAGACGACAAATGTCCGATTAAGCGGAGGACATTCAAACTCACACAATCGACTCTGCTCAAAATTTCCGGGAGCTTCTCTCTTAGCACCGGATCGTCGGTCTCCTCCGGCTCCGGAACGAGTCTAAAAAGCGCTTCGAGATGAGACACGGTCATAACAATCGTGCGGTCGATATCGTCTTCCCGTGCTTTGTGGAAATCAGACATTCGCGCCTCCATCGGTGGGTTTGATGCGGGAATGCGGGCACTCGCCGGATCGGCAGGCGTGAAACAGCGCCGTGCGCACAGCTGAAGTCCCAACGTGTTTTTTCTTCTGCTCGCCGAGGCATTGATCCCGGCCGATCTCGCCGAGGATCAGACAATCGACGAGCGCGCCCATGAAGACGCCGCGCACCTTCGCTTCGACCGCGGGGAGATCGCCGCCATACTTGCCGCGGCAGACCCCCGAGACGACGGCGACCGAATAGCCGATGCGCTTGGCGACCGCTGTGGCGCTGGTGCGGTTCGCCTCATTGGCCAGCGTCTCCACCCAATCGGGAAGCGCGTCGCCGAACGCCTCCTTCGCATTGGCCAGGAAGTCGGCCGATTTCGAAGGTGACGAATTATTAAGGTTAACGGCCATGGTCATGAGCGCGCCTCCGTGACGACCGCCTCGCCAAGGACGCGGTTCTTATTGGGATCGAAGACGAAACCTGCGTTGCAGAGCTTCGGCGCCCGCGGGCCGGTGTTCGCGGATTTGACGAGGCGGTAGACGCCTCGCGTGGAGCCGTGGCCTTTGAGCCGTTCCGGTTCCGCGACGGCGCGCAAGACGCCTGCGCGCAGCAGCGCACGCACATAGTGATCGGCCGTGCGCTGGGCGACCGGGCGCTCCTCGGTGGAGGCGGAGACTGCCAGCTCGGAGACCGTGAACTGGTCGAGCGCGCGTATCGCGTTCCACATCGCCTCGCGCGCTGAGAACGGCGCATGAAGCGGGTCCGGTCGGCGCACTGGCGCCTTCGTCACGCGTTTGGCGACGGCGTAGATCGCGCGCAACGCATAGCCATCGCGCTTCTGCCCGATGCGCACGACGAAGCCCTCGGCTTTGAGGAATTCGACGTAGCGTTTCACGGTCGTATTCGCGACACCTTCGGATGCGAGCGCGATCTCGGTGACCGTGAAGCCTTTCGGCCTCGCGAGCATCTCCCGCCAGTAATGGTCGGGACCGGAGGGCATTGCGACCTCGATATGGATCGGCTTGCGGGTCATGCCGTC
This genomic window from Methylosinus sp. H3A contains:
- a CDS encoding helix-turn-helix domain-containing protein, whose amino-acid sequence is MQSAISIVMHQSLKDSYDDEAIHIGIFENKVVRGRVKAHLSIVQKRCLVALCANAGRRMSRDSLVDACYGDNPYGGSLTAENYVTSSMMALRTVCCGLGISIDHDALGYSARLSDRPEPAASQVA
- a CDS encoding regulatory protein GemA; its protein translation is MTTASQTRAIHSIRKTIPSFGEDDYRALIAREFGGRTSSRHLTEREAIRLIDLLKGLAGQQSGRHAAETASGKYAPILRALWIGAYNLGIARSRDDAALLAFVERQTKLAHTRFLNDPADARKAIEALKKWMARAGCVDWPKDRGEDVIARKRALLRAIAERCVETGAFVPFVRETGFEGAWPSDFEAYGKQRGLAAAFGHYEPEDYDRLMHWLGQRLRKQLGDKMREAA
- a CDS encoding DUF3164 family protein, with the translated sequence MADAAETIISGKHYRKDARGAFVPIESIKPLDLLVDGEVRKVIDHARDLSAQIARFKGHTFDDIGSLQALVAQEYGATLGGQKGNVTLTTFDGLMKVQVQVQDQIDFGPELQAAKLLVDECLRDWSAESRSEIRALVTRAFQVDQQGKINRSEIFMLLRVEIEDERWQRGMKAVRDSMRIIGSRTYVRFAERDEPDGPWRSITIDLANA
- a CDS encoding transcriptional regulator, which codes for MTMAVNLNNSSPSKSADFLANAKEAFGDALPDWVETLANEANRTSATAVAKRIGYSVAVVSGVCRGKYGGDLPAVEAKVRGVFMGALVDCLILGEIGRDQCLGEQKKKHVGTSAVRTALFHACRSGECPHSRIKPTDGGANV